In one Antennarius striatus isolate MH-2024 chromosome 1, ASM4005453v1, whole genome shotgun sequence genomic region, the following are encoded:
- the nmbb gene encoding neuromedin Bb → MSGFTLSNPFHCGLFTYFILFSFMSFTAAVSFDLTELRNKVAKIKVNPRGNLWATGHFMGKKSVVDAPLLPSAGGQDGDALEVSDPSEQSALVELIQEFLRVALQAQVDTQERRSRNQETNLLLKILDSYFQNTK, encoded by the exons ATGAGCGGGTTCACACTGAGTAATCCTTTCCACTGTGGCTTattcacttattttattttattttctttcatgtcaTTTACCGCCGCTGTCAGTTTCGACCTGACTGAGCTTAGGAATAAagttgcaaaaataaaagtgaatccAAGAGGAAATCTTTGGGCTACAG GACATTTCATGGGTAAGAAGAGCGTTGTGGACGCGCCACTGCTGCCGTCAGCTGGGGGACAGGATGGAGACGCGCTGGAGGTCAGCGATCCGTCGGAGCAGAGCGCCCTAGTGGAGCTGATCCAGGAGTTCCTGCGGGTAGCGCTACAGGCGCAGGTGGACACGCAAGAGAGACGCTCGAGAAATCAG GAGACGAACTTGTTGTTGAAGATTTTAGACAGCTACTTTCAAAACACAAAGTGA
- the LOC137598896 gene encoding tetraspanin-3 isoform X1 yields MGQCGITSSKTVLVFLNLIFWAAAGILCYIGAYVFITYDDYDHFFEDVYTLIPAVTIIAVGTLLFIIGLIGCCATIRESSCGLATFAAILLLVFVTECVVVVVGYIYRAKVEDEVNHSIQKVYNEYNGTNADAPSRAIDYVQRQLHCCGIHNYSDWKNTRWFKESKNNSVPVSCCQPSVSNCSGSLTQPADLYQEGCEALVVKKLKEIMMYVIWAALTFASIQQSVSTNGAYCSRMSALLFLLTRKPPLSTHRQNQHG; encoded by the exons ATGGGCCAATGTGGAATCACGTCATCCAAGACGGTTTTGGTTTTTCTCAACCTCATATTTTGG GCTGCAGCTGGAATTTTATGCTACATTGGAGCCTATGTGTTCATCACATACGATGACTACGACCACTTCTTCGAAGATGTGTACACTCTGATTCCTGCTGTCACAATAATAGCAGTCGGGACTCTTCTCTTCATCATCGGCTTGATTGGCTGCTGCGCTACAATACGTGAAAGCTCTTGTGGGCTCGCAACT TTCGCTGCCATCCTCCTGCTGGTGTTTGTGACAGAATGTGTGGTGGTGGTTGTTGGCTACATATACAGGGCAAAG gtGGAAGACGAAGTCAATCACTCCATCCAGAAGGTTTACAATGAGTACAATGGTACCAATGCTGATGCCCCCAGTCGTGCTATTGATTATGTGCAGAGGCAG CTTCACTGCTGTGGCATTCATAACTACTCTGACTGGAAGAATACACGCTGGTTTAAAGAGTCCAAGAACAACAGTGTCCCAGTCAGCTGCTGTCAGCCCAGCGTCAGTAACTGCAGCGGTTCTCTCACCCAACCAGCAGATCTATACCAAGAG ggtTGTGAAGCTCTTGTTGTGAAGAAATTAAAGGAGATCATGATGTATGTAATTTGGGCTGCTCTCACTTTTGCATCTATACAG CAATCTGTCAGCACAAACGGAGCTTACTGCAGCAGGATGTCTGCTCTGTTGTTCCTGCTGACCAGGAAACCCCCGCTCTCAACCCACAGACAAAACCAGCATGGCTGA